The genomic region GTTGTAACCATATTTTTCAGCGGCCGACGGATCCGAATACAGGAATACATTTGGCGATTTCGCGGAGGGTTCGATGCCACCAAAAAGAGCACCTCCGAACCGGCGACTGCGCTCACTGCGAGAGAGCACGTCACCGACTTGCAACGGCCATTCTGTCAAATCAGTCCCCATCTAGGGCAGTAGGATGAGATCTTCAGCTGATGCAATTGATCAGTTTAGCGATTCAGCAAGTTTTGGCAACGCTCCTTGAGCGAGAGCAGTGAATCGTCGGCGTTGTCAATGCCATTGTTATAACGATGGCGACGCACCAACTGGCTCCCTCCACCATCACGGCGCTAGGCCGCGAAGCCGGCGATCAGCCCCGCAAGATCGACTGAGCGAGACGAACCTGCCGATGGAGTGATCTGCAAGCCTGGACGACTCAGAAACCAGACCGATCGGACTGTGCGGATTCTTCTGTTGGAAGTCTGAGCGTTGGGCGCGCAGGGTGGGAGGTATGGACTTTACTCAGCTTGGGCGGACGGGACTGAAGGTCAGTCGGATCGTGTTGGGGACGATGAACTTCGGGCCTCACACGAGCGTGGAGGACTCCCACGCGATCATGGATGCGGCGCACGAGAAGGGGATCAACTTCTTCGACACCGCGAACGGGTACGGGCGGGCGATCTATCCGGGGCGGACGGAAGAGATCATCGGGGAGTGGTTCGCGAAGGACCCGGTGAAGCGTGAGAAGACGGTGCTGGCGACCAAGGTGTACGGCGACATGGGTGCGGAGTGGCCGAACACGGACAAGTTGTCGGCGCTGAACATCCGGCGGGCGCTGGATGCTTCGCTCAAGCGGCTGCAGACGGACTATGTCGATCTGTACCAGTTCCACCACGTCGATCGAAACACGCCGTGGGAGGAGATCTGGCAGGCGATCGAGGTCGCGATTCAGCAGGGCAAGATCCTGTACGCCGGGTCGAGCAACTTCGCGGGCTGGCACATCGCGCAGGCGCAGGCGGCTGCGGAGAAGCGGAACTTCACCGGGCTGGTGAGCGAGCAGTCGATCTACAACTTGATCGTGCGGGACGTGGAACGCGAGGTGCTGCCGGCGGCGGAGTACTACGGGCTCGGGGTGATTTCGTGGTCGCCGCTGCAGGGTGGGTTGCTCGGTGGGGTGATCCGCAAGGAGAACGAGGGTGTCCGCCGGCTCGAGGGGCGCGCGAAGGAGACGGTCGAGAAGCTGCGGCCGCAGATCGAGCAGTACGAGGCGTTCGCGGACGAGCTCGGCACTCAGCCTGGTGACCTGGCGCTCGCGTGGTTGCTGCACCAGCCGGCAGTGACGGGTCCGATCGTGGGGCCGCGGACGATGGAGCAGCTGGAGTCGGCGGTTCGCGCGGTCGATCTGAAGCTGGATGAGAAGGCGCTGGCTCGGCTCGACGAGATCTTCCCGGGCCACAAGACGGCGCCGGAGGATTACGCCTGGTAGACGCCTGGGGTCCTGGGCTGACGCCGGTACGCCGGTACGCCGGTACGCCGGTACGCCGGTACGCCGGTACGCCGGTACGCCGGTACGCCGGTTGCAGGATCATCCCGCGCACGCTGGCCGCATCGGGTCGTTCGTCGAGCAAGGTCTCGGTGGGCGGCCCGATCGTCGTACGCGGGAGACACGTGCCCACGCGGCGTCGGCTCTACGACCACGATCACGTACGGCCGCTCAGGCGCCGGGGTCTCTGCCATCACGACGAGTGTCCTCGCCGGCAGCCAAGCGACGAGGTGCGGGGACACATGCCGGCCCGAGTCGGCTCAAGTCCGGCGATCTCGGGAGCCGTAGTCCGGGGATTCGTCGTACGAGGGAACGCGTCCCACAGCGGCATTTGCTCATCGTCACCGATTACGTACGTGTCCCCTTCCTAGGCGCCAGCGTCTGGGCGACCGGTCCGAGTGTCCGCGCCGGCAGCCATGCGAGGAGGTTAGGTGGGCACATGCCCGGGCCGAGTCGGCTCGAGTCCGGCGATCCCGGGAGGGTTAGTCCGGGGATTCGTCGTACCAGTGAGACGCGTGCCCACAGCGCGGGATCCGCTCTACCTCACCGATTACGCACGTGTCCCCCTCCTAGGCGCGAGGGTCTGGGCGATCGGCCCGAGCGTCCCGCCGGCAGCCATGCGAGGAGGTCAGGAGGTATCCGCCCGGCCCGAGCCGACTCGAGCCCGGCGACTCAGGAGGGCAGTTTGGGGTCAATTGCACGAATCGTCGGTAAGCGACGCGCAGCAGCGCCCCGCCGGATGGCTCGTCGACGGGCCGCCGGGCCGTCGCGCTGGCTCCACGGACGCGTCCGGGCAGTCGCGTGGCCCAACGGCCACGTGGACCTTGCGCCGCGTGAACCTTGCGCCGCGTGAGCCTTGCGCCGCGTGGACCTTGCGCCGCGGCTTGAACTGCCCTCGGCACGTAATGGCTCGCGGCGATCGTGGCCCGGTCCCGTGCCGAAGACCGGTGCGAAGTGGGCAGGGTGGCTGTTGAGCGACGAGGCGCAGCGGGATGAAGCGGCGGCTCACTGGCGACCGTCGCCGCCCTCGCACCCGCCGATTCGCAGTGCAGGACCAACAAGGGTGTGGCTCGCATCCTTGCACCAAGTCCATGGTCAGCATGGGGTGAGGGACTGAGTGCAGCCGGGCGCGTCAGCACGCGGACCAGCCGGAACCGGGTGGACCGGCTGGCCGCGCGGCCTGGTCGAGCGTCTGCCGGTGGCCGAGTCGTGTCGAGGTGGACGTCGGACCAGTAGTCCGCAGAGGTGCCGTCGGCGAAGTCCTCCCGCCGCCCGAACGAGATCAGCTGGCGTGGATGTCGTTCCGGGTCCGACTGCTCGTCGAGGCGAATTCTTGACGAGTCAGGTTCGCGTGGTGGGCAGCATGCCGATCAGGGCGTTGGCGGTGAGGCTGGCTGCGGGGGTGGTGGGGACGGCGACGGAGACCTGCCAGGCGGAGGCTGAGCCGGGGATGAGGGGGACGGTGCGGTGGTCGCCTCGTTTGGCAGCGATGCGTTCTGGGACGAGAGCTACGCCTAGGTCGTGGGCGACCAGGGCCAGCAGGGTGTGGACGTCGTTGACCTCGATGGTGACGGGGTGGGCGACGCCGGCGGCGGCGAAGGCCTGGTCGGAGATGGCTCGGGCGCCCCAGGTGCGGTCGAAGTCGACGAAGGATTCGCCGGCGAGGTCGTTCAGGGAGACCTGGGAGGCGTTGGCCAGGCGGTGGTCGTGGGCGCAGACGAGGACCATCGACTCGGTGGAGAGGGGGCGGAGGTCCAGGCCGTCCACCGGGTCGCCGGCGGTGGCGACGAAGGCGACGTCGAGGCGGCCGGAGGCCAGTTCGTCGAGCATGGGCGTGGAACCGCCTTGCCGAACTTCGATCTCGACGCCGGGGTAGGCGGAGCGGAACTTCGCGAGCAGGGCGGGAACGTCGACCACACCGAGGCACTGCTCGAGGCCGACGTTGAGGTGACCGCGGAGCAGGCCTTGAACGGCGGCGACGGCGTCCTTGGCGGCTTCGGCGGCGGCCAGCGTGCGGCGGCCTTCGCAGAGCAGGGCGCGGCCGGCTTCGGTGAGCTCGACGCTGCGGGTGTTGCGGACGAAGAGCGACGCATGCAGTTCGCGCTCCAGGGCACGGATCGAGGCGGACAGCCCGGACTGCGAGATCGACATCGCTTCGGCCGCGCGGGTGAAGTGCTTCTGCTCGGCGACGGCGACGAAGTGTTCCAGGTGGCGAAGCTCCATGAATTAGAACTGTAGTCGATGGATGGCTGTCGATTGACTCGTCTCGGGTTTGAGCGTCTCAGCAGTTCCGGTACGACGTACGCGCCGCCGTCGCGGGGCGGGCGTGTCTTGCGCCGACCGTCGGATGAGCTGGTGCGCTGAGATCGCGCTCTCTCATCTGGGAGAAAGGTGGTCTGGGAGGTCGAGTTTCCGCAGGTGGGGGCCGCGAGCGTCGTGGGATCGCGCTCTCTCGCGTCGGGCTGCGGTGGGCTGGGCGACGGCACCGGGATGCCCGCCGACGCGTCGGCAACCTTCGCGCGACGAGGAGCGATCTTGGGCGCTCTCGGACTGGAATCGACGCGGGATAGGACCCGAATCGGACGCCGACCGGGGTGTTGGGGCGGCCGCGAAGGCGGCATACGGGCCAGCGAGCCCCGGACGGCGACACGGTCCTGCGCAAGCGGGACAGCCGGACCGCGCTCACCGCGCGTCCACGTGAGCCGCGAGCAGCCGCTGGGCGTGTCGAGCCAAGAGCGACCCCGAGCGTGACTGGCCAGAAGGTCCGCGAACGCCCCTGATCGACAAGGACGCCGCCCGGCGGGCGAACCCGGTCATTCTCGAGCCGATGTTCGCGGCGGAGCTCATCACCTCGGGCGCGCCCCGGCGGCCTCGCCTGAGCAACCTGAACATTGTCCTGCCCGACGGCGCGGGCTCACCGCCCAGCAGGTCGCGCAACGACTCGTCCAGGTGAGGGTTCGCCATGCGGGTCGACATCCGCAGTGAGCGGTCTCCATCGGGTCGCCTCGCGCCCCTGAGAGCGGGGCGGTGTGCGTCGCGCCGATGCACGGGCTGGGTAGGGTGGGGCCATGGCGGATGAGGAGTTTCGGGTTGAGGTTGAGCTCGGCGATGACGAGCACGGGCTGACGTTCTGGGAGCGGCTGCGGGCGTTGGACCTGGACGACGACGCGCGGAAGCGGCTCGGCCGTCAGGTGACCGTGACCCGGGACGGCAACCGAATGCTGCTCTACACGCACAGCCTCGAGGACGCGCGTGAGGCGGAGGGTACGGTCAAGGAGCTTGTCGCCGACGACAAGTTGAGCGCGGAGTACACGATCACTCGGTGGAATCCGGCCGAGCAGGAGTGGACCGACCCGACCGTGCCGGTGGGTGAGCACGACGCCGCCAGCGACGCGGAGAAGAACGCGGACGTCGAGGTGCCGGACCCGCGGTACGTGGTGATGCAGGCGTACAAGCCTGAGTTTCTTCGCGACTTGGGTCTCTGACCTCGTCGCCTGAGAGCGCCCCCGCCCATGCCGGATCCTGACAAGAGCCGCAAGGAAGGCGGGGAGGGTTCGACACAGCCGAGGCAAGCCAGCGAGTCACCGCGGGAGAACGCCTGGCCCGCCCAGCGCGCAGCCGGGCCGCCCGTACTGCGCAAGATCGACGCGGTCACGATTCCCGTACTGCGCAAGGTCGACGCGGTCACGATTCCCGTGCCCGATCTGGAGCGCGGACTGGCGTTCTACCGCGATCGGCTCGGCCACGAACTGCTCTGGCGCAACGACGAGATCGGCCAAGCGGGCTTGGCTTTGCCGGAGGGCGACACCGAGATCGTGCTGACCACCGAACTCGGGTACGCGCCGAGCTGGCTGGTCGCGTCGGCCGATGATGCCGCGGCCGAGTTCGTCGCGGCCGGCGGGCGGGTGGTGTCGGCGGCGTTCGACATCCCGGTCGGGCGGTGCGCGGTGGTGGAAGACGCCTTCGGCAACCGGCTCGTGCTGCTGGATCTTTCGAAGGGGCTGTACCGCACGGATGACAACGGTTCGGTGACGGGTGTCGGAGCGTCGCCGCCGACGGACCTCGCGGAGTACTAGCGTTCGGCGGGCAAGCGGTGCACGGCGAGGCTTCCGCCCCGGATGGCCCTTGTCTGCAACGCTGATACAGCAGGGAAAGGGGACATCGTGAGGCACCGACGCCAGCTG from Kribbella flavida DSM 17836 harbors:
- a CDS encoding aldo/keto reductase, producing the protein MDFTQLGRTGLKVSRIVLGTMNFGPHTSVEDSHAIMDAAHEKGINFFDTANGYGRAIYPGRTEEIIGEWFAKDPVKREKTVLATKVYGDMGAEWPNTDKLSALNIRRALDASLKRLQTDYVDLYQFHHVDRNTPWEEIWQAIEVAIQQGKILYAGSSNFAGWHIAQAQAAAEKRNFTGLVSEQSIYNLIVRDVEREVLPAAEYYGLGVISWSPLQGGLLGGVIRKENEGVRRLEGRAKETVEKLRPQIEQYEAFADELGTQPGDLALAWLLHQPAVTGPIVGPRTMEQLESAVRAVDLKLDEKALARLDEIFPGHKTAPEDYAW
- a CDS encoding LysR family transcriptional regulator, whose product is MELRHLEHFVAVAEQKHFTRAAEAMSISQSGLSASIRALERELHASLFVRNTRSVELTEAGRALLCEGRRTLAAAEAAKDAVAAVQGLLRGHLNVGLEQCLGVVDVPALLAKFRSAYPGVEIEVRQGGSTPMLDELASGRLDVAFVATAGDPVDGLDLRPLSTESMVLVCAHDHRLANASQVSLNDLAGESFVDFDRTWGARAISDQAFAAAGVAHPVTIEVNDVHTLLALVAHDLGVALVPERIAAKRGDHRTVPLIPGSASAWQVSVAVPTTPAASLTANALIGMLPTTRT
- a CDS encoding VOC family protein; protein product: MPDPDKSRKEGGEGSTQPRQASESPRENAWPAQRAAGPPVLRKIDAVTIPVLRKVDAVTIPVPDLERGLAFYRDRLGHELLWRNDEIGQAGLALPEGDTEIVLTTELGYAPSWLVASADDAAAEFVAAGGRVVSAAFDIPVGRCAVVEDAFGNRLVLLDLSKGLYRTDDNGSVTGVGASPPTDLAEY